Below is a genomic region from Hevea brasiliensis isolate MT/VB/25A 57/8 chromosome 3, ASM3005281v1, whole genome shotgun sequence.
CAACCGTTTTAATGGGCCAAATAGTTTTGTTTTTAGGTTGGGCTGCTGTTAATTCCAGGGCAATACGCTAGGAATTTTAATGTGTTCATGGTGGAATTGAAATGAGTCTTATTCCTTTTTCTGTATATTAAAATACAATATTAAATGGTTACTAAAACTTTTTTCACTCCTTTCTTTGTTGGTACTCTGTGAGTCTTATTAGGCTACAGAATAAAGGCAGTCAACACTAAAAATCATTACCCTTCTTCTAGTAGGCCTTGAACTCGAGacattcaaattagaatttacTAGTTAAAACGATTTGAGAATTTGAATATGGGCAGCTTTGCCGAGGTGATCAATCATTTGTTGATTTCCTCTTTTCCCTGTTGCCAAAATCATTTCTACCATATATGGCTGTTTTAGGTTGATACATCTTTTATTGGATTACCTTTTGCCTATATATGCTGACATCTGTACAATCATCAAACAATAACCGATTAGTATCCTTTAGTGATGTGATACATATTTTGGTAGTTTtggtagttttttttttcttttagtttGTGATGCATATTGTAAGTGCTAATTATTAGTACTTTTTAAATGTATTTATTTATAAGCTTGAATGATTGATAGAATCTCTTTTTAGAAGCTTCATTTGGGTAGATAGTGTATGTTATCCTTTTATCTCTACATGATGAAAACTATGATGGGCTAAGGATTAAGCTCCAGTGAAGCTTGTTTAGTCATAGTTACACTGATAGagcatcacacacacacacacacacgcacacgtttgacacacacacacacgtttgacacacacacacacacacacacacacacacacacacacacacacacacacacacacacacacacacacacgtaagtttgacacacacacacacacacacacacacacacacacacacacacgtacgtttgacacacacacacacgcacacacacgtacgtttcacacacacacacacacacacacacacacacacgtacgtttgacacacacacacacacacgtttGACACACACACACGtttgacacacacacacacacacacacacacgtttGACACACGtttgacacacacacacacacacacgtttGACATACACACACACGTTTGACACACGTTTGACACACGCACACGtttgacacacacacacacgcacacgtttgacacacacacacacacacacacacgttttacacacacacacacacgtttGCTTTCATGTTTTTCTTGTGTCTGTCCATTTCAGCATCTTTGTCTATTTTTCTCTTCTTGTTATCAgaggcacacacacacacacacacacacacacacacacacacacacgtttGCTTTCATGTTTTTCTTGTGTCTGTCCATTTCAGCATCTTTGTCTATTTTTCTCTTCTTGTTATCAGAGGATTCTTGTGCACCATGGTGATACCATATCAATAGATTGGCAaggaacctttttttttttttcctttttttttttccaaatattTTGTTCTTGCCCCCTTCCTCCACCAaccaaaatcataatttctctCTTTTGAGTAATTGCTGcatattttagaattaataaagaTTCTTGACAAGTTATGTTATAGTTTCCCTAAATGATGATTACTTTTTGAAGCCATGGGCGAAAGTCCATATGAGGCTTTTTGTCATAGTTAATTTGATAGGGAAACATTTCGTTTCATTGTTTCTTATATGTTTTTTCTATTTGGTTGTCTCTTGGGAGGCTTTAGTTCAATCTGTAAAGGATATGGTTGGATTAGTCTTAGGTTTTAGTTAAGAGAAGTGAAGAAGTAATTTCACTATCAACTAATTTATGATTGGGTAGAAAATGCCTCCATAGGGCCTATGTTGAGAGAAATCAGTAAGAGGCTTGTGTAATAATAGAAAGGCAACTTTGCCGAGGTGATCAgtgcaatgttgatttcctccTTTCCCTGTTGCCTATATCATAAATGTCTGTGGTTGATTGCTTGAGACTAATCTATCTACCATTGGTGTGTTAAATCAACTATGGCCTAAATACATTTTCgactaagttgtttacaattatCATGCAATTAAGTAGCAATCTGTCTATTTATAATCATAATGATATAGATTGCTACTCAATTACATAGTAAGTCTGTATTTTAAATACTGCATTTTTAGTTGAATTTTTGCTATAGTTGCTTTAAAACTATAGAACTGGGTTCTTTATACTGTTTTTTCCGCTTGGACCCAATCAACATCATTTTGGGAGTGAGTAGAAGTGTCATACGCAAATCTACATCCAATCTTAAACATTCTTAAATGTGTCATTGTGgtttccttatatttttggggatTACCCCAAACAGCCATTTCATGGTTGTGCTAATGCATGGTGCTTCTTTGTAACATAGGGAGGGGACTATACCAGCACATGTGTGCACAAAATCACAGAAAGGGGACTAATTTGTTTTTTCTTTGTCATTTTAACTATCCTTATAATTGTTCACTTATCGTGAATTAAGTTTATTCTGTTATGTAACAAGTTTGTTCATTAAATCTTCTTTTGTGGCAGAACAAAGATGTGACAGAAGCAATTCAGAAGGTTGCTGCTGCTTATGACTGTAAAATTGTTGAAGGTGTTCTTAGCCACCAACTGAAGCAGTTTGTGATAGATGGGAACAAAGTTATATTGAGCGTCTCCAATTCAGATACACGGGTTGATGATGCTGAATTTGATGAGAATGAAGTGTATGCAATAGATATTGTTACAAGCACAGGTGAAGGCAAGGTAATTGACTAATTGTGGTGTCAGTGTCAATTCAACTCATTCTATTATCACATTACCATTTAGATCCTTAAAATTTCTGTTGCATTGTTTTTGCAGCCTAAGCTGCTGGATGAGAAGCACACTACCATTTACAAGAGAGCTGTGGATAAAAATTATCACCTGAAGATGAAAGCTTCCAGATTTATTTTCAGTGAAATTAATCAAAAATTTCCTATCCTGCCATTCACTGCcaggtttttatttttttacatttttatttaactctgttattttctctttttccttCTTTGTCCCTGCATTCATGTGAGTTTTCTATATGAATAGAGCTTTAGAAGAGAAAAGAGCTAGACTGGGATTAGTGGAATGTGTGAATCATGATCTTCTACAGCCATACCCTGTTCTTCATGAGAAGTCTGGTAAGAACTTCTTCCCTGTCAAgaaattttgttggaattaattgtTTTGGTTGAATGACAAGGGGAAATTGCAAGAATATTTATGCTTGAGCATTGTTTTTGCAGGTGATCTAGTTGCTCATATAAAATTTACAGTTTTGCTAATGCCAAATGGGTCGGACAGGATCACATCTCATCCTCTTCAGGAGTTGCAGCCCACCAAGACCATAGACGATCCTGAAATCAAGGCCTGGTTAGCTTTGGGTACAAAAACAAAGAAGAAAGGtggtggaaagaagaagaaaggtaaTTGTAGATAAATGAGCAAAACCGTCTACAGTTGGTCTAAAAATATGCTTAAATTTTCTCTCAATCAGTTTGCATATTTGTTTACGGAATCTAATCCAATCATCTGAGTGCTAATTTTGTTGTATGTTGCAGCTAAGAAGGGTGACAAAGCGGAGGAGTCGACAGAAGCTGAGCCTATGGATGCAACAACAAATGGGGATGGAGCCCAAGAATGAGGATTAATATTTTctgccctatatatatatatatttcagttTTGGCAGTCTGTTCATTGTATCTGGTTAGTTACGAAATGATTTTTAATGGTGTCTTGGACATTGATCCCAATTGAAGTTCCCTGCATATTCGATCTCATAAAACCCTCTCTATTTGTGCATGTTAAACGTTGAATGACAGTGGAGAGACAAACTTAGGCTCCAATAAACATCTCAGCAAGTCGTATTAGACCTCATCCATGTATTTCGCACCAGATAGTGCTTGGGCTTGATTAGTGTTCATCTAACGTGGCCAATTTTGGATTAACTCGCTTGTACCTGAATTGAAGGCCTGCCTGGAGAATTTTCGTGGCAGTGTAGCTTCAAAATTAAGCCATGTTCGTTCGTTTAGGCTATGAAGGTCAATtgcttatgttttttttttttttttctcctcttttgGGGGTGGGGGGAGGGGGATCGAACTGGGGTGGTCTAGGTTCATTATGTCCATGCCACCACTGGAGCCAGCGGCAATTGGCTTCTTCATCTGTGATGACAACGACCTAATAGACCACCCCTTAAGCAAGATAATTAATACACGCACGCACGCACGAAGTCAGCGACCCAAATCTtttcttaataatattaattaattaatgtataCCATAAGAGCTACGGTAAAACTTCATTTGGAAAATTAATGCATGCCTCAAAAATATGCACTCCCTAAAACGTGGAAGACGCAAAGCTAGCTAAAATTTACTTCCCTGGTATCTGACAAAAACGTATTATGAATGAttatttttgttttaaatttgtttactaaattcattatttaattttgaaaattgccTAAAAAATAAATGGACTTGAAAAAGTTCACAAATGGAGCAGGAAaatctataaataagaaaaaagaaatgaagtaggaaataaaataaaagcaaATTACAGATAAATAGCGgataaaacagctagtaaaaaaATCAACAGATACAAATGGAAAAATTTGTCATCCCATTTTCTTCCGCTTTCGCAGGAGCCAAACAGGGTAGGCTAGAGAAAGAGACACCTCACACAGGGGATTATCTTTACACCTGTCACGCGCATTGCATTTTGGGCCCACAATGAATGCCtccctatctctctctctctctatatatatatcataGGAATTGCCAAAATCCCTAGCTTAGGAGCTCTTCTCTGCTCTCTCTTGGTGTTTCTACTCTACCACTCCCAACTCTCTCTCCCTCGATATCTCTCTTCAAATTAGTATTTTCTtcaaagttataaaaaaaaaaaggcgaGGAATGGCAAGTACTGCTTCTGCTGCCGATCCAGAGCACAACACTAAAGATAGAGAAGAGGACGAGAACGCACCTGCCGCCGATGATGAGGACACCGGAGCTCAGGTTGCCCCCATCGTCAAGCTCGAAGAGGTGGCCCTCACTACTGGCGAGGAAGATGAGGATCCTATCCTCGATCTGTATGAACTCCCCTTTGCCTACTATTTTTCTAgggtttttttttctttcttttctttggggaatttttttttcagtttcatgctttttttttttttgaaattgtaTTAAATCTAAATGCTTTTTTTTAACTGTTTGGGTTAAAAGGAAAGCGAAGCTGTATAGATTTGATAAGGAAGGGAACCAGTGGAAGGAGAGAGGAGTTGGTAATGTGAAGCTTTTGAAGCATAAGGAATCTGGCAAGGTTCGCCTTGTCATGCGCCAATCTAAGACTCTCAAGATCTGCGCCAATCATCTAGGTTAGACTCTCTTTCCCTCTCTTTAATCTTAATTGCTCATTTGTTGATTTCTGGGAAAGAAATGACATGCAGCTAAATCTCAAGTGTCCTTGGAATTATTTGTTTCTTAAATTGAAGATAATACTATTTGGCTGATTCTTATATTACAGCGATCAGCTGTTTTGCTATCATGATATAACTTTTGTTGCTGGAATGAAGCTCAGTGAAAGTGTTCACTCTTTCCTTCTctgattttattatttttttttttcagttgtgCCATCAATCAATGTCCAAGAGCATCACGGGAATGATAAATCATGCGTCTGGCATGCCGCTGATTTTGCTGATGGAGAATTGAAGGACGAGCTCTTCTGTATCAGATTTCCTTCTGTTGAGAGTATGTATTTCTCAGATCAGTTCTTTATCTGCCACTGCTTCTAATTTCTAAATGTTGGCTTCAATATCTGTTTTCATTTTGCTTTTGAATCTATTCAATCTTCCTTTTTTTTCTCCTTATGCTTCAGATATGATGTTCGCCAAGAGAATTCTTGGATTTTGTGTTACTGATGTGCAGGAAACTTCTTATGCACCTTGCATTGCCTAGATTGTTGGAAACTGATGAGTGTCTATTGatttggagagagagagagagagagagagagagagagactgtaATGAAAATATCATAATAAAATTTGGATCTATTACAATGGATCAATTAGCATGCATGTTTTCCTTGAGGTGATTTTGGTCATGTAAagtagaaagaaaaaaa
It encodes:
- the LOC110662746 gene encoding ERBB-3 BINDING PROTEIN 1 — protein: MSDDEREEKELDLTSPEVVTKYKSAAEIVNKSLQLVVSECKPKAKIVDICEKGDTYIREQTGNMYKNVKKKIERGVAFPTCVSVNNTVCHFSPLASDETVLEEGDMVKIDMGCHIDGFIAVVAHTHVIQAGPVTGRAADVIAAANTAAEVALRLVRPGKKNKDVTEAIQKVAAAYDCKIVEGVLSHQLKQFVIDGNKVILSVSNSDTRVDDAEFDENEVYAIDIVTSTGEGKPKLLDEKHTTIYKRAVDKNYHLKMKASRFIFSEINQKFPILPFTARALEEKRARLGLVECVNHDLLQPYPVLHEKSGDLVAHIKFTVLLMPNGSDRITSHPLQELQPTKTIDDPEIKAWLALGTKTKKKGGGKKKKAKKGDKAEESTEAEPMDATTNGDGAQE
- the LOC110662747 gene encoding ran-binding protein 1 homolog b encodes the protein MASTASAADPEHNTKDREEDENAPAADDEDTGAQVAPIVKLEEVALTTGEEDEDPILDLKAKLYRFDKEGNQWKERGVGNVKLLKHKESGKVRLVMRQSKTLKICANHLVVPSINVQEHHGNDKSCVWHAADFADGELKDELFCIRFPSVENCKTFMETVQEVAETQGKKEESKEAADAAGLLEKLSVVDGKTDEKEKEEGPVEAKEQHNEAEGEKAKADAKKEDEIALSA